Proteins encoded within one genomic window of Episyrphus balteatus chromosome 1, idEpiBalt1.1, whole genome shotgun sequence:
- the LOC129905567 gene encoding ADP-ribosylation factor 2-like: protein MGLTISSLLSRLFGKRQMRILMVGLDAAGKTTILYKLKLGEVVTTSIPTIGFNVETLEYKNICFTVWDVGGQAKIRPMWRHYFQNTKGIIFVVDSSDRERINEAAKELNGILVEEELRDALLLVYANKQDLPNAMTAAELRDKLHLHQLTARRWYIQASYATQGHGLYEGLDWLSEELNRRTAVPSRDSF from the coding sequence ATGGGCTTAACAATTTCCTCTCTGCTAAGTCGCCTATTTGGCAAACGACAAATGCGAATACTAATGGTTGGCTTGGATGCGGCTGGCAAAACAACAATTCTCTACAAACTCAAACTGGGCGAAGTCGTTACAACGAGCATTCCGACAATTGGCTTCAATGTCGAAACTTTGGAATACAAGAACATCTGCTTTACTGTTTGGGATGTGGGCGGACAAGCCAAAATACGTCCGATGTGGCGACATTATTTCCAAAATACCAAAGGTATCATATTTGTCGTTGATTCAAGTGACAGAGAAAGAATTAACGAAGCTGCAAAGGAATTAAATGGCATTCTGGTGGAGGAAGAATTGCGTGATGCATTGCTTTTGGTTTATGCCAACAAACAGGATTTGCCGAATGCAATGACAGCAGCTGAATTGAGGGATAAGCTGCATTTGCATCAGCTGACCGCAAGGAGGTGGTATATACAAGCTTCTTATGCAACACAAGGACATGGATTGTATGAAGGACTTGATTGGTTGTCAGAGGAATTGAATCGGAGAACAGCAGTGCCAAGTCGAGATtcgttttaa
- the LOC129911413 gene encoding uncharacterized protein LOC129911413 encodes MVNVIAVFHQNFSNSSVYYDYSNFGNLTISEHIWDKEHGPDAIFPDQARNLNAASLSIIFGPMAAGVIISKNGNSDKIVGGYTGNLFSSFAKRHNITLNISNIISSLSPLSIYEKVLNGTIDMSGSAPVQSIEWFSYPIFVYDWGVMLPVEPNIPIYKVFAFIINGKAFAILIVILILISVLLKIAAKVLKPHGSFFNCDLFFNIDCFRGILAQSFSVTPRASFTTKITYSLIFLLGIMLITSYNAFLQSFMTQIPKEKMIKSFDALQSSGLKI; translated from the coding sequence ATGGTGAATGTTATAGCAGTTTTTCACCAGAATTTCTCCAACTCATCAGTTTACTACGATTATAgtaattttggaaatttgacaATTTCGGAACACATTTGGGACAAAGAACATGGACCAGATGCCATATTTCCAGATCAAGCTCGAAATCTTAATGCAGCTTCTTTATCTATTATTTTTGGACCAATGGCAGCTGGAGTAATAATATCCAAAAATGGAAATAGTGATAAAATAGTTGGTGGTTATACTGGAAATTTATTTAGCTCTTTTGCTAAGAGACATAACATCACATTGAACATTTCTAACATTATTTCTTCACTTTCGCCTCTGAGcatttatgaaaaagttttaaatggaACCATTGATATGTCAGGTTCTGCTCCAGTGCAATCGATTGAATGGTTTTCATATCCCATCTTTGTGTATGATTGGGGAGTTATGCTCCCTGTTGAACCTAATATCCCAATTTATAAAGTGTTTGCCTTTATTATCAATGGGAAAGCCTTTGCAATATTAATTGTGATTCTCATTTTGATATCAGTTTTGCTGAAAATAGCTGCTAAGGTATTAAAGCCACATGGTTCTTTTTTCAACTGTGATTTATTCTTCAATATCGATTGTTTTCGAGGAATTCTGGCACAGTCATTTTCTGTAACACCACGAGCTTCATTCACAACAAAAATCACATATTCGTTGATCTTTTTGCTTGGAATCATGCTAATTACATCATACAACGCATTTCTTCAATCATTCATGACTCAAATACCAAaggaaaaaatgataaaatctttTGATGCTCTCCAATCATctggattaaaaatttaa